Proteins co-encoded in one Bacilli bacterium PM5-9 genomic window:
- a CDS encoding hypothetical protein (product_source=Hypo-rule applied; cath_funfam=3.30.60.60), translated as MTFSEYASGLSPYISYGKSDPDFFTELIGNFIEDAAMDSCILLKRKPDTKYRYIKGSRTIQPKEAQFLYNHRDKEKFSDWIWRRMDESDSYDNVVAWLDSFDITSDDPSTACADLLESIVLNIVNASPVSLEAHQSEIDLKLIDDIQEKIKALPSPTNVPVPKVVTQDEQIYIDELCLAYGDAEGINSFSVDDLSSFSDYSDDLDDRRIDFYAAETIRRGVLELKGNSLTGQFDVLKDETFNGVKDTARRTHQNGYECMLAVMDQAVVAPVTNYILSSSPYWISGKIKKGVCHHLVNEGKLVWIRRKIINE; from the coding sequence ATGACATTTTCTGAATATGCTTCAGGTCTTTCGCCATACATTTCATATGGAAAATCTGATCCTGATTTTTTCACGGAACTCATTGGTAACTTTATAGAAGATGCTGCTATGGACTCCTGTATACTACTGAAGAGAAAGCCTGATACAAAATACCGGTATATCAAAGGAAGTCGCACGATTCAGCCGAAAGAAGCCCAATTCCTCTACAACCATCGCGACAAGGAAAAATTCTCTGATTGGATATGGAGAAGAATGGACGAGTCTGATTCCTACGATAATGTTGTAGCCTGGCTGGACAGCTTTGATATAACAAGTGATGATCCGTCAACTGCGTGTGCCGACTTGTTAGAAAGCATTGTTCTGAATATAGTAAACGCCTCTCCTGTTTCGCTAGAAGCACACCAATCAGAAATTGATTTGAAGCTGATTGATGATATCCAAGAAAAAATAAAAGCACTACCTAGCCCGACAAATGTGCCGGTTCCAAAGGTAGTGACTCAGGATGAACAAATATATATTGACGAACTGTGCCTTGCATATGGAGATGCTGAGGGAATAAATTCTTTTTCGGTAGATGACCTCTCCTCTTTTTCTGATTACTCAGATGACTTAGATGACCGGCGCATTGATTTTTACGCCGCAGAAACAATTCGACGTGGCGTATTGGAATTAAAGGGTAATAGCCTGACAGGTCAATTTGATGTATTAAAGGACGAAACCTTCAACGGTGTCAAGGACACTGCAAGGCGAACGCACCAAAATGGTTATGAGTGCATGCTTGCCGTTATGGATCAAGCAGTTGTCGCCCCAGTAACAAACTACATACTTAGTTCCTCACCTTATTGGATAAGCGGAAAAATCAAAAAAGGTGTATGCCATCATCTTGTAAATGAAGGCAAACTTGTATGGATAAGGAGAAAAATCATCAATGAATGA
- a CDS encoding hypothetical protein (product_source=Hypo-rule applied; smart=SM00990; superfamily=52980) — translation MQEKYIEQKLVATVKSMGGIAPKFVSPGIDGMPDRIVLLPMGRIAFVECKATGKKMRPLQNKRKKQLEALGFLVYCLDDIEQIGGILSEIQAT, via the coding sequence ATGCAAGAAAAATATATAGAACAAAAACTGGTAGCGACAGTAAAAAGCATGGGAGGTATTGCCCCGAAATTTGTGAGTCCTGGAATAGATGGAATGCCCGACCGCATCGTGTTACTTCCCATGGGAAGAATCGCCTTTGTTGAATGTAAGGCGACAGGGAAAAAGATGCGACCTTTACAAAATAAAAGAAAGAAGCAATTAGAGGCATTAGGCTTTCTAGTCTATTGCCTTGATGATATAGAACAGATTGGAGGGATACTTAGTGAAATACAAGCCACATGA
- a CDS encoding hypothetical protein (product_source=Hypo-rule applied; cath_funfam=3.90.70.10; smart=SM00778; superfamily=57783) — MFYVKERLSDTLEISTQITDENVFCHCPICGSEVSVDIAEILSDGESDLFGTAIYCSVCSKKTRVGGSYDEHK, encoded by the coding sequence ATGTTTTATGTGAAAGAAAGATTGAGCGATACTCTGGAGATATCCACCCAAATAACAGATGAGAATGTGTTTTGCCATTGTCCTATATGTGGCTCTGAGGTGTCAGTAGATATCGCAGAAATCCTAAGCGATGGCGAAAGTGATTTATTTGGTACTGCAATATATTGTAGCGTATGTAGCAAAAAGACTAGAGTCGGAGGTAGCTATGATGAACATAAATAA
- a CDS encoding hypothetical protein (product_source=Hypo-rule applied; cath_funfam=3.40.50.10400; pfam=PF14359; superfamily=52309), whose product MNINKFNAEGYHDPTPHAALTNITREEKAATKAAFKPLVYICSPFSGDIENNNKRTRAFCRFALDKGNIPLAPHLMFPQFMNDSNEEERDLALFMDIILMGKCQEVWVLGNVISRGMRIEIEKAKKRRQPIRYFNKDFEEVETL is encoded by the coding sequence ATGAACATAAATAAATTCAATGCTGAAGGCTATCATGACCCAACTCCCCATGCAGCACTAACTAATATAACCCGTGAGGAAAAGGCAGCAACTAAAGCTGCCTTTAAGCCCTTAGTCTATATCTGCTCTCCCTTTAGTGGGGATATCGAAAACAATAACAAGCGAACACGTGCATTTTGCAGATTTGCTTTAGATAAAGGAAATATTCCTCTGGCTCCCCACCTCATGTTCCCTCAGTTTATGAATGACAGCAATGAGGAAGAACGTGACCTGGCACTTTTCATGGACATTATCTTGATGGGAAAATGTCAAGAAGTATGGGTTCTGGGTAATGTTATTTCTAGAGGTATGCGTATTGAAATTGAGAAGGCAAAGAAACGCAGACAACCAATTAGATATTTCAATAAAGATTTCGAGGAGGTAGAGACTCTATGA
- a CDS encoding hypothetical protein (product_source=Hypo-rule applied) codes for MAKFNTKQTSKRVASKASKILSDGRYSKKSKSVAGSALSQTRPSKKK; via the coding sequence ATGGCAAAGTTTAATACGAAACAAACATCAAAAAGAGTTGCATCAAAAGCAAGCAAAATTCTTAGTGATGGACGCTACAGCAAGAAATCTAAATCAGTTGCTGGCAGTGCTTTAAGTCAAACTAGACCAAGCAAGAAAAAGTAA
- a CDS encoding DNA (cytosine-5)-methyltransferase 1 (product_source=KO:K00558; cath_funfam=3.40.50.150; cog=COG0270; ko=KO:K00558; pfam=PF00145; superfamily=53335; tigrfam=TIGR00675) — protein sequence MMIETFMDFCSGIGGGRLGLEQAGLKCVGYSDTARLAPITYRLMHNTQGEKNHGNLKRINTNLLPSFDMLIAGFPCQTFSVIGRKEGFTDDRGQIIFHLARILKETQPICFILENVKGLTTHDKGNTLKIILNELNEAGYDVTHKVLNSIDYGVPQMRQRVYFIGFRKNLYKNINDFEWPQPTVKPTLSNYLIDNNVASKERLEILHYYLNNSTNNGKYTVDDICEMEGKIIDTRMNDLRIYEERCPTLRAQRDGVLYVKNGVVYQLTGYEALLLQGFSQEYASKVKEKVTDRHLLMQAGNAMTVNVIKQLGDSIINLLKDTED from the coding sequence ATGATGATAGAAACTTTTATGGATTTTTGTTCTGGAATTGGTGGTGGACGCTTAGGTTTAGAACAGGCTGGATTAAAATGTGTAGGATACTCTGACACTGCCAGGTTAGCTCCAATAACTTATCGTTTAATGCATAATACACAAGGCGAGAAAAACCATGGAAATCTAAAACGTATAAATACCAATTTACTCCCATCATTCGATATGTTAATCGCAGGGTTTCCTTGCCAAACATTCTCTGTTATAGGACGTAAAGAAGGTTTCACAGATGATAGGGGACAAATAATCTTCCACCTTGCCAGAATACTAAAAGAAACTCAGCCGATCTGTTTTATTCTAGAAAATGTAAAAGGTCTTACTACTCACGATAAGGGAAATACACTAAAGATTATTTTGAACGAATTAAATGAAGCGGGTTATGATGTTACTCACAAAGTTCTTAATAGTATAGATTACGGTGTTCCACAAATGCGACAGAGAGTATATTTTATTGGTTTCAGAAAGAACCTCTACAAGAATATTAATGATTTTGAATGGCCCCAACCTACAGTCAAGCCTACACTTTCTAATTATTTAATTGATAATAACGTTGCATCCAAGGAGCGTTTAGAAATACTACATTACTACCTAAATAATTCTACAAACAATGGTAAATATACTGTGGATGACATATGCGAAATGGAAGGTAAAATTATCGATACTCGAATGAATGATTTAAGAATCTATGAAGAACGATGCCCAACCCTTAGGGCACAAAGAGACGGAGTTCTTTATGTGAAAAATGGTGTTGTTTATCAATTAACTGGCTATGAAGCTTTATTATTACAGGGCTTTTCACAGGAATACGCTAGCAAGGTAAAAGAAAAAGTTACTGATAGACACCTATTAATGCAAGCGGGCAATGCAATGACTGTTAATGTCATCAAACAACTTGGTGACTCAATAATAAATTTGTTGAAAGATACGGAGGATTAA
- a CDS encoding ABC-type phosphate transport system auxiliary subunit (product_source=COG4985; cath_funfam=1.10.520.20,3.40.50.300; cog=COG4985; pfam=PF13476; smart=SM00338,SM00734; superfamily=52540), giving the protein MKRFYIKKLIVSGGGHKASVIDFSPGLNFILGPSNTGKSLVIDCLDYMFGFTPKKNRPSKIVDNNYGYERISLHLETGNGTVILERKIGDTKIAVSGTDPSVEHGTYSVGHKAKKNINAVYLHLLGIDEAHSVRSAEKGAKTQDLTWRSMLHLFFIRQGDVARESSALLAPGSIGHTASAAVLLYLLTGQDANDLAADEDPKISEAKKKALIGYIQDKVSELTKRRETLEEKLSSSNVTDPRSSVEQVKKEIAELQSQLNAATKGSQQLMSQIYEWNGKLSESKTVGYNFSVLRQQYQSDIRRIGFIVDGAQNVSLVQRKIKCPICGEETERVHNTAFIDASVAELEKIKSHLSELSDAQHSVERQQETIITTILTLEEEKTTIDTLISDELQPRLSVFEKELEQQLRLIRLTSELDVVRQNEIQYRSELFSKETEETSELSKHNIYEDFDYDLIHGFEERLREILQASKVGGADSARLNMETFDIEIGGFKKSVSMGGGFCGILNTITTLAMSDYLIELDRNAPGFYAVDSALTQLSEAEHKEQSNTIKQNFIEYLIAHAHKRQVIIVEQTKRMPFIPDESDEYGIHVVQFTRDKNEGRYGFLNEVYNPEDQ; this is encoded by the coding sequence ATGAAAAGATTCTATATTAAAAAACTCATCGTGTCCGGTGGCGGACACAAAGCAAGTGTTATCGACTTTAGTCCTGGTTTGAACTTTATTCTCGGACCTTCAAACACAGGAAAAAGCCTGGTTATAGATTGTCTGGATTATATGTTTGGCTTTACACCTAAAAAGAACCGCCCTTCGAAAATCGTAGACAACAATTATGGTTATGAGCGAATTTCGCTCCATTTAGAAACAGGTAATGGGACAGTCATTCTTGAACGTAAAATTGGCGACACAAAAATTGCTGTTAGCGGTACCGACCCCTCTGTGGAGCATGGCACTTACAGTGTTGGCCATAAAGCCAAAAAGAATATTAATGCCGTATACCTTCATCTTCTCGGGATTGATGAGGCACATTCTGTTCGCTCAGCCGAAAAGGGAGCAAAGACACAGGACTTAACATGGAGAAGTATGCTCCATCTCTTTTTCATACGGCAAGGAGATGTCGCAAGAGAAAGCTCTGCATTGTTAGCTCCTGGAAGCATAGGACATACGGCATCTGCCGCAGTTTTGTTATATCTTTTAACCGGACAGGATGCAAACGATCTCGCAGCAGATGAAGATCCCAAAATAAGTGAGGCAAAGAAGAAAGCCCTCATTGGCTATATTCAGGACAAAGTCAGTGAATTAACAAAAAGGCGCGAAACACTGGAGGAAAAACTCTCTTCCTCCAATGTTACGGATCCACGCTCAAGTGTTGAACAGGTCAAAAAAGAAATTGCAGAGTTGCAATCGCAATTGAATGCTGCCACCAAGGGAAGTCAACAACTGATGTCTCAAATTTACGAGTGGAATGGGAAACTTTCTGAATCCAAAACGGTCGGATACAACTTCTCTGTTTTGCGCCAGCAATATCAATCCGACATAAGAAGAATTGGTTTTATTGTTGACGGCGCACAAAATGTCTCACTTGTTCAGAGGAAAATCAAGTGCCCAATCTGTGGGGAAGAGACTGAACGTGTACATAATACTGCTTTTATCGATGCTTCCGTGGCAGAACTCGAAAAAATAAAAAGCCACCTGTCAGAACTAAGTGATGCACAACATAGTGTTGAACGCCAACAGGAAACTATAATAACTACAATTCTCACGTTAGAAGAAGAGAAAACAACTATTGACACACTAATCTCTGATGAATTACAGCCAAGATTATCAGTATTTGAGAAAGAACTTGAACAGCAACTACGCCTGATTCGCCTTACAAGCGAATTAGACGTAGTACGTCAAAATGAAATTCAATATAGAAGTGAGCTATTCAGCAAAGAAACAGAAGAGACATCCGAGCTATCTAAGCATAATATTTATGAGGATTTTGATTATGATCTTATCCACGGATTTGAAGAAAGGTTAAGGGAAATCTTGCAAGCGTCCAAAGTCGGTGGAGCTGATTCTGCAAGGCTAAACATGGAAACTTTTGATATTGAGATCGGTGGTTTCAAGAAATCCGTTTCAATGGGTGGAGGCTTCTGTGGAATTCTGAACACTATTACTACGCTTGCCATGAGTGACTATCTCATTGAACTTGATAGGAATGCCCCTGGCTTCTATGCTGTGGATTCCGCACTTACACAGTTATCTGAAGCAGAACATAAAGAACAGAGTAATACAATCAAGCAAAATTTCATTGAATACCTTATCGCCCATGCACATAAACGCCAAGTCATCATTGTAGAACAAACAAAACGCATGCCTTTCATTCCTGATGAGAGCGATGAATACGGCATCCATGTAGTTCAGTTCACAAGAGACAAGAATGAAGGTCGTTATGGTTTCTTAAATGAGGTTTATAACCCTGAGGATCAGTAA
- a CDS encoding Rha family phage regulatory protein (product_source=TIGR02681; cog=COG3646; pfam=PF09669; tigrfam=TIGR02681) codes for MRELIPKDKYGVFADTKDTARVDSLFVAEFFVKRHDHVIRDIRKITDPKSGLSEDFIQTNFKADSYKDSTGRKLPCYFMTRDGFTMLVMGYTGQKAMKFKELYIKRFNEMEQFIRTLVSARKEFPLLTDNIKLLHENPKPYHFSNECDMINRIVTGMSAKQFRTANGIEKGKSIRPYLSDEQITLLETLQKVDVGLLVAVPDYQQRKRHLEWYKLKLEENKN; via the coding sequence ATGAGAGAATTAATACCTAAAGACAAATATGGTGTGTTTGCCGACACCAAGGATACGGCAAGAGTGGATAGTTTGTTTGTGGCAGAGTTCTTTGTAAAACGTCATGATCATGTTATCCGAGATATTAGAAAAATCACTGACCCCAAATCTGGGTTGAGTGAAGATTTCATCCAGACAAACTTTAAAGCTGATTCTTATAAGGATAGCACTGGCAGAAAATTACCTTGTTACTTCATGACCCGTGATGGCTTCACCATGTTGGTTATGGGATATACCGGGCAGAAAGCAATGAAGTTCAAAGAATTATACATCAAACGCTTTAATGAAATGGAACAGTTTATTAGAACACTTGTTTCAGCTCGTAAGGAGTTTCCTTTACTGACTGACAACATTAAGTTACTTCATGAAAATCCAAAGCCATATCACTTCAGTAATGAATGCGACATGATTAACCGTATCGTCACAGGGATGTCTGCAAAGCAATTTAGAACTGCAAACGGTATTGAAAAAGGTAAAAGTATCCGCCCTTACCTTTCAGATGAGCAGATTACGTTGCTTGAGACTTTACAAAAAGTAGATGTGGGCTTATTAGTAGCTGTCCCAGATTATCAGCAGCGTAAGCGTCATCTGGAATGGTACAAGCTGAAGTTGGAAGAGAACAAAAATTAA
- a CDS encoding putative transcriptional regulator (product_source=KO:K07727; cath_funfam=1.10.260.40; cog=COG3655; ko=KO:K07727; pfam=PF13443; smart=SM00530; superfamily=47413), whose translation MRISYNKLWKMLIDKNMNKQDLAEKSGISSASIAKLGKGGNITTDILLKICEALDCKLEDIMETVKEQK comes from the coding sequence ATGCGTATAAGCTACAACAAGTTATGGAAAATGCTGATAGACAAAAACATGAACAAACAGGATCTCGCAGAAAAAAGTGGTATCAGTTCAGCCTCCATTGCTAAACTTGGCAAGGGGGGGAATATTACTACTGATATTCTACTTAAAATATGTGAGGCTTTGGATTGTAAGCTTGAAGATATTATGGAGACAGTAAAGGAGCAGAAGTGA
- a CDS encoding hypothetical protein (product_source=Hypo-rule applied; cath_funfam=3.30.160.170; superfamily=160570) yields the protein MNESAIGSNFEISLRILLMLNEFFPIKLDEQQIGAIDFISVYAADFGLLDENLHGYSNYRYSEFPARNQMVASALKDLVLDGYARMYPTSTGYRYSILEAGKTVCIKLTNSYAKEYVLAVRSVLDRFDSENATVMLKEINRLTVQSLQEVKHEKILY from the coding sequence ATGAATGAATCAGCCATAGGCTCTAACTTTGAAATATCTCTCCGTATACTTCTAATGTTGAATGAATTTTTCCCCATAAAATTAGACGAACAGCAGATTGGAGCGATTGATTTTATATCTGTCTACGCTGCAGATTTTGGATTGTTAGACGAAAACCTCCATGGCTATAGCAACTACCGATATAGTGAGTTTCCTGCGAGAAATCAGATGGTTGCTTCAGCTTTGAAAGATCTTGTATTGGACGGATATGCTCGTATGTACCCCACCTCAACTGGATATAGATACTCCATCTTAGAGGCAGGCAAGACCGTATGTATCAAACTTACAAACAGTTATGCAAAAGAGTATGTTCTCGCAGTTCGATCTGTATTGGATAGGTTTGATAGCGAAAATGCTACTGTCATGTTGAAAGAAATCAACAGACTAACCGTTCAATCACTGCAGGAGGTCAAACATGAAAAGATTCTATATTAA
- a CDS encoding hypothetical protein (product_source=Hypo-rule applied; superfamily=88659) translates to MKIRVLYEDNIKNGHKNYTTIEIPDGDYSVMLDIDYEQRLAEAKPEKKAEVKRCETLQEMFDLMNNKEYNHWRRYHRHLGNPKTPYRKDDQAEDKTDVMDTFADNSQEIERVNQDEYEDVCLWIRKTLGKKQDWADMFIAVRIDGMSIREYANYIGADENNITQKLKRATKKIEKEYPNRQI, encoded by the coding sequence ATGAAGATTCGAGTTTTATATGAAGACAACATCAAAAACGGTCACAAGAACTACACCACTATTGAAATCCCAGACGGAGATTACAGCGTCATGCTAGACATCGATTATGAACAACGTCTTGCAGAAGCAAAGCCTGAAAAGAAAGCTGAGGTGAAACGCTGCGAGACTCTACAGGAAATGTTCGACCTCATGAACAACAAGGAATACAACCATTGGCGCCGCTACCATAGGCACCTTGGCAATCCAAAGACTCCATATCGTAAAGATGATCAGGCTGAAGATAAAACTGATGTCATGGATACTTTCGCTGATAACTCTCAGGAGATAGAACGTGTTAATCAAGATGAATACGAAGATGTCTGCCTATGGATACGCAAGACTCTCGGTAAAAAGCAGGATTGGGCAGATATGTTTATCGCTGTACGCATAGACGGGATGTCAATCCGTGAGTATGCCAATTACATCGGTGCAGATGAAAACAATATCACTCAGAAATTAAAACGAGCAACAAAAAAAATAGAAAAAGAATATCCGAATCGTCAGATTTGA
- a CDS encoding putative DNA primase/helicase (product_source=KO:K06919; cog=COG5545; ko=KO:K06919; pfam=PF05272; smart=SM00382; superfamily=52540): MKIAYGNSRMDKKWKNTDISWEDFCSRVKTTQRTTETVEEYRKMRKGGQDSIKDVGGFVGGHLKDGRRKKGNVLSRSMLTLDMDYGTSGIWEEISTFFPYQCCIYSTHKHTPESPRLRLIIPLSRDIGEEEYAAVSRMVAKEIGIDLFDDTTYEPERLMYWPSTSRNGQFVYEEKDGSHLDPDVFLNKYDDWRDTSTWPVSSRQSEVFDRSLKEQADPLSKDGVIGTFCRTYSISTAIDKFLKDVYEPSAMTSRYDYIPADSSAGVILYDDKFAYSHHATDPASGKLLNAFDLVRIHKFGHLDDRATESTPPSKLPSFINMCEFAIKDDEVKVQFTKERMEQATIEFNEDTWQTALELDKQGKIKDTLDNIVLIIRNDSELESIAFNKHRDGIDARDGLPWEQMKGGWNDSDNAALKVYLSNKYGIYSPTKTKDAILAVAAERSYHPIKEYLDHLSEWDGIDRVETLLIDYFNATDNSYTRAVTRKMMVAAVARIVQPGTKFDSVLILNGPQGIGKSTFFAKLAGDWFSDSLTLTDMKDKAGPEKLQGYWILELGELAGMRKTDVEVVKSFISRSDDKYRASYGVNVESHPRQCIIVGSTNAESGFLRDITGNRRFWPVRISGDGKRKAWQMSIYDVEQIWAETLVLYGKGEKLYLEGSDVELATNEQADAMESDEREGLVRTYLDTLLPDDWNDLSLYERRNYLNGSEFGGESRVGTVERTLVCNMEIWCECFGRDASAMKPADSYAIAGIMKKINGWNKYQGNKNGTSNFPLYGRQRCYEKNE, from the coding sequence ATGAAAATAGCATACGGTAATAGCCGAATGGATAAAAAGTGGAAAAACACAGATATCAGCTGGGAGGATTTCTGCTCCCGTGTTAAGACCACACAACGTACCACCGAAACTGTGGAAGAATACCGCAAGATGAGAAAAGGCGGTCAGGATTCCATAAAGGACGTAGGTGGCTTTGTTGGTGGTCACTTAAAAGATGGCAGACGTAAAAAAGGTAATGTGCTTTCACGCTCTATGCTAACTCTTGATATGGATTATGGAACAAGTGGTATTTGGGAAGAAATCTCTACATTCTTCCCTTACCAGTGCTGTATTTATTCTACCCATAAACATACTCCAGAAAGTCCAAGGCTTAGACTGATCATTCCTCTTTCCCGTGATATCGGGGAGGAGGAATATGCGGCAGTGAGCCGAATGGTGGCCAAGGAAATTGGCATCGATCTATTTGATGATACGACCTATGAACCGGAGAGGTTGATGTATTGGCCCTCCACTTCAAGAAACGGTCAGTTTGTATATGAAGAAAAGGACGGCTCACACCTAGACCCGGATGTGTTTTTAAATAAATACGATGATTGGCGAGATACCAGCACCTGGCCCGTATCATCAAGGCAGTCAGAAGTATTTGACCGTTCATTAAAAGAACAAGCCGATCCATTATCCAAGGATGGTGTTATCGGCACTTTTTGTCGTACTTATTCCATCAGTACTGCAATCGATAAGTTCCTAAAGGATGTATATGAGCCCTCAGCAATGACTAGTCGCTATGATTATATCCCGGCTGATTCTAGTGCCGGTGTCATCCTCTATGATGATAAGTTTGCCTATTCTCACCACGCAACAGATCCTGCAAGTGGAAAGTTACTCAATGCCTTTGACCTTGTTCGGATTCATAAGTTTGGTCATTTAGATGATCGAGCGACAGAAAGCACACCTCCAAGTAAACTCCCATCCTTTATCAATATGTGTGAGTTTGCTATTAAAGATGATGAAGTTAAGGTGCAGTTTACGAAAGAGCGGATGGAACAGGCAACAATCGAATTCAATGAGGATACCTGGCAGACAGCGCTTGAACTTGATAAGCAAGGAAAGATTAAAGACACCTTGGATAATATCGTTCTCATCATCCGTAACGATTCAGAACTAGAATCTATTGCTTTTAATAAGCATCGTGATGGAATCGATGCAAGAGACGGACTGCCGTGGGAACAGATGAAGGGTGGCTGGAATGATTCAGATAATGCCGCCCTTAAGGTTTATCTATCTAACAAATATGGCATTTACTCCCCAACCAAAACAAAGGACGCAATATTAGCAGTCGCAGCAGAGCGTTCCTATCATCCCATCAAAGAATACCTGGATCATTTATCAGAATGGGATGGCATCGACCGCGTTGAAACCTTGTTGATTGATTACTTCAATGCAACAGATAATTCCTATACCAGAGCCGTTACTAGAAAAATGATGGTGGCAGCAGTCGCTAGAATTGTTCAACCTGGTACGAAATTCGACAGCGTTTTGATTCTAAATGGCCCTCAAGGCATCGGTAAGTCTACCTTCTTTGCAAAGCTTGCTGGTGATTGGTTTTCCGATAGCTTAACCCTCACGGATATGAAAGATAAGGCAGGTCCTGAAAAGCTTCAAGGCTACTGGATCCTAGAATTAGGTGAACTGGCTGGTATGCGAAAAACCGATGTGGAGGTTGTGAAATCCTTCATCTCAAGGTCAGATGACAAGTATCGTGCCAGTTATGGTGTGAACGTTGAAAGTCATCCTCGTCAATGTATTATTGTCGGCTCTACCAATGCAGAGAGCGGATTTCTAAGAGATATAACTGGTAACCGCAGGTTCTGGCCAGTCCGTATTAGCGGTGATGGCAAAAGAAAAGCATGGCAGATGTCTATATACGATGTGGAACAGATTTGGGCAGAAACTTTGGTACTTTATGGGAAGGGTGAAAAGCTCTATTTAGAGGGCAGTGATGTAGAGTTGGCAACGAATGAGCAGGCAGATGCCATGGAGAGTGATGAGCGAGAAGGGCTTGTTCGCACTTACCTCGATACACTTTTACCCGATGACTGGAATGACCTGTCCTTATACGAGCGAAGAAACTACCTAAACGGTAGTGAATTTGGTGGGGAATCCCGTGTCGGTACGGTTGAACGTACGCTTGTTTGCAATATGGAAATTTGGTGCGAATGCTTTGGAAGGGATGCCTCCGCCATGAAACCTGCAGACTCCTATGCCATAGCAGGCATTATGAAAAAGATTAATGGGTGGAACAAGTACCAAGGGAACAAGAACGGAACAAGTAATTTTCCCCTTTACGGTAGGCAACGTTGTTACGAGAAGAATGAGTAA